A genomic segment from Streptomyces sp. NBC_00654 encodes:
- a CDS encoding GntR family transcriptional regulator, whose amino-acid sequence MTFGEQPAYLRVASDLREKIVNGALPPHTRLPSQARIREEYGVSDTVALEARKVLMAEGLVEGRSGSGTYVRERPVPRRIARSGYRPGAGASPFRQEQTADGARGTWESRSEQEEAGPEIAERLGIEPGDRVMRTHYVFREAGEPMMLSTSWEPLAVTGRTPVMLPEEGPLGGCGVVDRMAAIDVVVDNMTEEVGARPGLAEELLALGGVPGHVVMVIGRTYFASGRAVETADVVVPADRYRVAYHLPVR is encoded by the coding sequence GTGACTTTCGGTGAGCAGCCCGCCTATCTGCGCGTGGCCAGCGATCTCAGAGAGAAGATCGTCAACGGCGCGCTGCCGCCCCATACCCGCCTGCCGTCCCAGGCCCGTATCCGCGAGGAGTACGGAGTCTCGGACACCGTCGCCCTGGAGGCGCGGAAGGTCCTGATGGCCGAGGGGCTGGTGGAGGGGCGTTCCGGTTCGGGTACGTATGTGCGGGAGCGCCCGGTGCCGCGCAGGATCGCCCGCTCCGGCTACCGGCCGGGTGCCGGGGCCAGTCCGTTCCGCCAGGAGCAGACGGCGGACGGTGCGCGCGGGACCTGGGAGTCGCGCAGCGAGCAGGAGGAGGCCGGCCCGGAGATCGCCGAGCGGCTCGGGATCGAGCCGGGCGACCGCGTGATGCGTACGCACTACGTGTTCCGGGAGGCGGGTGAGCCGATGATGCTCTCCACCTCCTGGGAGCCGCTCGCGGTCACCGGGCGCACCCCGGTGATGCTGCCGGAGGAGGGCCCGCTGGGGGGCTGCGGGGTGGTCGACCGGATGGCGGCGATCGATGTCGTCGTGGACAACATGACCGAAGAGGTCGGCGCGCGCCCGGGGCTGGCGGAGGAGCTCCTGGCGCTCGGCGGCGTACCGGGGCATGTGGTCATGGTGATCGGGCGGACGTACTTCGCCTCGGGGCGCGCGGTCGAGACGGCCGATGTCGTGGTTCCGGCCGACCGCTATCGCGTCGCCTATCATCTGCCGGTCAGGTGA